The DNA region aaacattatttaaaatctcaggTGAAAGGCAAAACGTCTCATCTAATTACTCACTTATTCACTGCTTCTCTTATAACAGCTGAATTGAAAAGAATGTTTTctgattttacattatttcagtttaaacttTGACCATAGGCCGTGTAATGACCGTTTGGTGGGGGGAGGGGGCAAACTTTTTGTCTTTAAGAAACTGTTCgcttattttaagtataaatagtataatttatgtataaatagaCTTACATAGAAAAACTGAATATGCATAtatacataaaacttaaaatgaacgaacaatttttaaaaataaaaagagtgcCCCCAATCACGCTACACCTATGATTGTGACTGAATAGTTTCTGTCACGTTTTAatctttcaataataataaacagtgattttctgacattttaaatttttagttccatgaaattttcataatactcaaaaatatcaaattcatattttacattttaatcagatcaaatcaaatttatactttacattttaacgagtattaaacatttttttttcaatatttgtgaatcttatttttgtttgctaatacttaattgaaaaaaaaaattgttaattacaaAAGGAAGATAAAATTATGTGCTCAaacgtaattatttattaatgaaaattagatttaatgatCATTTCTGCATGttcattaaaatcttaatttgtaTACTTGGAAtgctaagaaaataaatgtttaaatttaaaacacaatgtgaaataaagatagaaattgatatttttttgcacaatttaaCGCAAATAAAGAATTCATTGATTGAAAAACACAAATGAACATACCATGTGCAGCAAAAagataaatgtatttcatttcatgaatGCTTACAATGCTTTTAGAAACTCTATTCATCAACTTTAAAGCtaattatgtgtttatttataactttcagCTAATCACAAGACTTATGATGCTTTACAATTTACAGAAAATCATTTCAGCaacttcattattataaaaatcataacacatTTAGAATAAGACATAAAAGTGACTGAAATAGTTATTCTCATAACCATTCCTTTTATAATaatcaagcaaaattttttactgagtAAATATAggttattaaaaaagttctgcAAAACTTgcgaaaatttcaacttttatgaattttcattttgttttgctgtttttagtgatcttagtttaaattttcatcaatatttctaaatgattttGGATAAAACTGAATTCTGGGTTTTGGTTCGTTATTGTTCTAAACAAGTGTTGTAGCTATAAGCATATTTCCCAAGTGTTACAGAACTTTTTTAACAAGATATATATCgtatgttatattatatatatatgggtaTACATGTAgattatactataaaaaaattcaaaaaattgtagaaTATACTATAAAAATCACTTATCAACAGattgattattttcattaaaaaaaacattaaaacctaCCTATCTCCTGCATAATTgagttttttcatgaaaaagatccaaaaatcaatttattcaatggcttttttttttgaaaattgaagttttgtttgcattattaaaaaaatgtttttgcgtTTCATTCGtattttttcaagttgaaagttttaaatattagaaacaaaatGTGAACTTCATTGAtctgaatttttactttttttttcaaaaattggttaaagtttcgtaattattttttcatctaaattaaCTAACTAatagaaattactttaaaattttcggtAACTTGTCAACTGAAACATGTCTGAGAGTTCGTGACGGAGGTCTGAGGTTCTATCCTCGGACCGGCAAGATTGACTCTGCCTTTCATCTTTTCAGTGGGTGGATagaatgagtaccaagcatgctctGGGACTGAACAGTGGGGGTTCCGGGTTCGGCTGCCCCTGCGTCCCAGTGCCCAAAGGCAAGAAAATTGGGATGGGCATAGTAGGCTTTGGCTCTTCATGGGTTGTCgagccactgagtttagttttaatgGTAACTTCTGCTTACTTGAATTCTCAATgacaaaaaaagtgaatttttcacTAAAGTTCCcgtagatatttttaaatttaaaataatctaataaaaaataattcaagaaattaagaaaaaaaaaacaaattatctatACTAATTAAGAATATTATGTTAAAGAACGTAGGTATTACTTCaattaccaataaaatataaaaatattctgcacACATTGAAAGTAACTGTGAAATTTTCAAAGCTTACATAATCACGTAGATTTGagatgttaatattattttaagcttcTAATAATAGCCATTACCAAcaagtaaattttgatttaaaaaatgtataccaCAGAAGCTTTGGTTTTAGACGACACGTTAAAACTGgtagaaatgtttgaaaaaatttcattagctaatttaacattttcttccTAAGGaacttttgattataaaaatctattCCACAGGAGCTTTGGTTTTAGGCGACACGTTGAAACTGGcagcaatgtttaaaaaaatttcattagttaattcaacattttttttcactaaactAAACCATTCAGGAGTATTAAATATTTCCGCCGAGTTTTCAATAGAAAAGTTTATTGCTGTATGCTTTAAGCGTTCGTGGATCACCATATGTGCTGTAAGAAGAATATCACAAACATTGCTTAGAGACATAACATTCTCTAAACAGGATGCACACTTTTCCCGGAGTGAAAGAACCTGATACTTATCGGCggcaaataaaagtttcttaGCTGTTTCGTAATCCATGTTATCCACCGTTGCTGtgtaaataaattcaagaagTAGCTTCAGGGTATCTGTTTCTACATCGTCAATATGAACGACACCCGTCTGTGACTCGATCATATCTTGTTCGAACATCGCTGAAAATATAGGAGAACGAGCAGCAAGCACAGATTTGTGTGCATGCACTTCCTggtcatttacttttaatattatgtcCGAATGTACGTCTTTTAGCAACATacattttagttcttttttcaaaagtgaaacATCAACATCGGAATTCAAACTGTCCTTTGAATCTAAATCTCTTGTTGATACGGTTCCATCTGAAACAGCTAGTTCACATAATAGAAATATCATGTTATCCTCTGTTAAGACATTTGCATCACTTTCCATagtagttttagaaataaatgacGGGAATTCCCAAACctcgtttttatttttcgacTCAAATAAGTGCTGAGCACTTTTTGagcatattttctttccttttgaatttaaaagagacaatttacaaataataaatgtagGTAAAATTGACTCAAATTGAATGATACAGATTTTCACTGAGTCAGCTGCTGCACTAAAAGTCATTTCATAATTAAGCTTGTTAACAGTGAAGTTTTTTCTTGCAATATCATCTGCAACCTTAACCTTCCAAGAGAACGAGGTAGAGTTAACACCAATATCAGTATACGTTTCATACGTAGGTGATTTATCTTGTCCACATTTGATAAACATTTGGCAACGAATGGTTAAAATATCTTCCTTCGAGTTTTTTAACTCCTCCATAACTTTATCGGTTTTTTCAAACTTAGACCAACCCCAAGCTCTACTGTCTTTAAAAACACGCGATCCTACTGTGTTAGcaccgaaaatttttttatctgttccAATGCTTAGcgtatattttataatgctttcTTTATTGTATACACTAGGATTTTTCAGTTGTAAATATAACGAAACATAGCCTTCAGATTCTTTGTTATCTCCTCTGGGATAAATTTCTAAAGACCATTTACTTCCACCAATACAGTCTACTCTGAAAGCAGAACTTACAATCCTCTctccatttttctgaaaacttagagaaaaatttcgaattttccaCACACATATAAATTCCTGAGTACACTCTGTAGACatgtttttttatcaatgcACTTTATTCTACGACTGGTGGTTCTCTCGAGGCAgtgaaaaatttgttcttttaacatCTGATAAAACGATTCGAAAGTGCAATTGCTATctgatatttattcttttcataaaaggTCAATGTCTATCTTATACATGATTGTTATTTTCTAATTGTCATAGATAAGACTTTTCTATGAATgatggtttaaattttaaaaaaactttcaattttgatttttttttcaattttcatttattattttaaaagtttaacttcATCTAAAATGCGTGCAGTAAAGTTTGCAAAAACATTAGGTCCtgaaaaattacacaaaaaaactttatgttgtttaaatttcaaattgaatttcatacaatcatgctaaaaaaattaaataaatcccTATTTAGTTAAGCATGTgatcaaataacatttttagttcTTCGCGGTAATCTGtcaattcagaattttaatttttataagaaacaagtttcgaaattttttaaaaggaaatcttAGCGATTTATCTACATCtgattcgtttttaaaaataaagctcagataaaaaataatctgcaaaTGTTGTAATAACCTGCAGTGCCCGCTGCCGTACTGGATGGCTTCTATTATCAGAGTTCGGCAactaataaatgcaaaataatcatAAGATATGATGCACTTAAGAGTTAGGGGAGTTACTTTTACTAcacaatttaaagtaagaacAGTTATTTTTGGATACGCCgcattaattcttaaaataaatttagtttgtaaataaaaccTACACCCAGCATAGTGATTATAGTGAGAAGAATTCGAATTAGGCTTAACGGAACAGAAGCGTGTAGTATGATggggatataaaataaaaggaaggtTTCTGCTACCGGGGTTCAGTTATTCTAATAGTCATAATAATCATAAGATATGATGCACTTAAGTCATGGAAGTTATTTATATCAcactatttaaagtaaaaacagttaattttgaatacaccccattatttcttaaaataaatttagtttgtaaattCAACCTACACATATCATAGTGATAATggtaaaaaagaattcatattAGGCTTAACAGAACAGACGCGGACAGTGTTGCcagaaattaagattaaaaagtagCGAATGGGAGCTCCAAAAGTAGNaaactaattttgaatacaccccattatttcttaaaataaatttagtttgtaaattCAACCTACACATAGCATAGTGATAATGGTAAGAAAGAAttcgaattaggcttaacagaaCAGACGCGGATAGAAATTACATGAcggggataaaaaaaatagaggttTTCTGCTACCGGGGTTCAGTATTCTAATAGTCATAATAATCGTAAGATATGAAGCACGTAAGAGTCAGGGAAGTTATTTCTATTAcacaatttaaagaaagaacagTTAGTTTTGGATACGTTTcactaaatcttaaaataaatttaaattgcaaatcaaACCTACACATAGCATAGTGATAATAGTAAGAACATTCGAATTAGGCTACAGCACGGAAGCGGATggaaatcaattattattaatttttaacacatttcacagatacttcaaaactaaaatctaATTATCTTTATTGAACAACTGAAATACATACATTTTGTAAAGACGAACTTTTGTTCTAGAAGACGTATAGCAGCGTGAAAGTCATGTCAAATCGTATACTTGCTAGCAAACaatttacttaaatacaaaGCACGCCAACATTGGTATTTtcggaaatgaaaataattaaaggtgTGCACGCATATGAGCTTGGACTcacttttttccatttaaatttaattatactctTTAAATTGTATAAGAAAGACAGACTTGTTGTTAATTTGAGATAAAGTGTTCTTTCAACACAATTTTCAGGATTGTTCaacatcaaatttaaagaaatattgcatCAGAGATTTTACATTCTATATACAGCTTTGTGCagttgtttatttcattttattctaatataggtgagatttagtttaaaaaagtcgATGAGTGTAATTGGTTGACATAATATAGTTTCCagcttaaaaaatgtattgtttcaGTGTGTAGAGAcactaaaaagagaaaaatttagttaagtaGTTGGATTTTTACAGAAGTAGCGATATGCTTTAAGAAAGAGATAATTaaccattaataaataatttatttttgcaaaaatagagaaagaaattataaataaaacaaatgataaatcttatttaaaaaaaagtcaaaagagtgctattgtttcatttaatagtttttgagttataaaaGTGAGAAGTGTGCAAAAATTctctgttaaataattttttaaatatatagagaaataataaaaataatacttctacaatttaaatattcaactttATGTCAACTGCATAGTCTTCTAGGCAtagaaattttatgtgtttaaaaatcaagatGAGTTTCAGCAGTgagttgttaaataattttttttttcttcaaattcatgCGACATTCGCCTTTTTTTCTAATCTAACTGCATTTTTCCATCCACTGTTACACCtgttgagtttttctttttcataaaagaagGGTACTTTTGAAGATTAGCTAATTTACATCTTATCTCTCAATTTCAGACGAAACTTCCTCATTTGCATTCGGAAATAAAAGCTCCATGACGATTGGTTGTAAAATTGACTTTTCAATGACAAGATGGAGATAAGATTTGTTGAGGAAGATAAAAGAAAGGTAAAATGAAAACCTAATTTGATACTAGTGCCTATTTTTTCCatcgctatttaaaaattttaataaaagtggaATATTGACTAATTTCATcagctctttttaaaaaaataaaaattaaatgaaattttgcaaatattctaAATCGTGGATATCTTTGGGAGGTCACAGTGACCTCCCATCCCGCTGCCCCTGATTACAACAATTACTATTTTCATCTGTGGGATGAGTTCAAACTGGTAAACTAATTCACCATAGAtgaatacaattaataatacTACAGGAAGATTTTGAACTTCAgattttgtcaaatttaaacGTCCAATTATTGACAATGTTAGAGCTATCTTTACTATACGTGATTATGTGAATTAACGgttcaaaccttttttttttaatttgcattattcATCTGATACTTTCATTATTCCATGCAgttatatgattatttttctttagcttTTACTTATTGAATTATCAGTAACTGAATATGTCAGCATAAAGTATGTCTGTTTAAAGGAGGGTAAAGACAAGGCAAAAATAACCACCAGAAAGTAAAGTCGAAGTTGAAAAACATTAACCCcgattaaaggaaaaaaattcctgtaatattttttttaaatattttcaagcgtAGAACTATTTATATCaatgcagaataaaaaataatatataaaaaataaaaagaaacacaacAACTTCTAAGCTCAAATTTTTACGCATTAAGAATCATTATTAATGAGATATTCTACTTAATTAGGCAGtgcaagatattttaagttacgaaatcagacacataTGTTTTAGATCAGACACAAAATAAACGGACATTTTTCGGTCGGATTTTAAAATTCGAGCTTTAAAATACGGTGGGAGAGGAGTTCGTTGCAGTCTggaaaacatgtatttttaaaatcactgtaaaaatgaagtaaaataatatgctAACTTAGGATCACAAGTTAAGgctgaaaattgtaaaaacccAAAACGTTTCCCCACTCTTAAGTTCCACCTCTCTATTGAAGTCCAAAGTAACAAAGTACAGATTAAAATCTTCAAACAACATTTGTCTAAAAAAACTGGAACCAGAATTCTAGaatgaacaaattttagaaaattttaacttcttttcgTTTTCTTAATGATCTGATTTACGTTTCATAACagtttgaaagcatatttttaatctatataaagttaaatatttattaaaaatccctaatctacatttttttaccttaaatacGCATATTTCTCATTACGTCATGATACTCAGACCTTTTTCAGGCAAAGTAAGTTTTGAttctagataattttttataataaaatatctcaaaataaagTATCCTTTGTATTGCAAATCACCAAAGTATTCTCACAATTTATATCCTGAACAAAACANTATGtatgcatgtatatatatatatatatatatatatatacatgcatacatacatatatatagaaATTCCTTCCCACAATTCATATCCTGAAAAGAAACAATTGTTGAAGTttacaattttagttaaaaatgtatagaaagATTGCTTAAACATATCATGAAATACAAatctttattacataaaatcCTCTACTAATAATCATCCTCTCTAAAATACAAATCTTTATTActcaattaaacattttctattaatatcCGAATATAGACTAAAAAAGAATATACacacattttattataacaatcaACTACTATAGCTAATACTTGTAactaaaagatagaaaaatcaAGTACATCATAGACACAACAGATCATTGACACAAACCTATTTTGCAATTCAGGTATCTAATTAGCCTTCAAATTAGTTATATTACGCTATAAAATATCCCAACATGAAGTACCCTAAGTTTCGCAAATTACGAAATATATTCACAATTTATATGCAGCAAATGCAATAACTTcagtttataatattaattaaaaaaataatatgaatattacGGTAACtatcaagaaattaaattctttattaaataaaacaagcttAAATTGTCATTAAATTTGATACTAAAATGCCCTTGCATTAAAAATCCTATATATtgcaatttacaaaatatgttcCCAATTTCTTTCAGGCAAATACAATACCTAcagcttataattttaatttaaaaataatcgtatTATTGCAAACTATTAtgaaattcaattctttattaaataaaacaagtttaaattttcattaaatttgatacTAAAATGGCTATGCATTAAGAATCCTATGTAttgcaaataacaaaatataccCACAATTTGTGACCTGACAGCGCAATTGCCACAGTTTatacaattaattaacaaataaaaagattattgcAACATATCATGAAATGCAttcgtttttatttgttttctcaattaatttattttaaaaactaagcagTTGAGGTTTGATAGCcaaattaagtaaaacaaaGTCTAATTACACATTTcacattttgaaatcaatttacaTCTTAAACAAGACTATTTATGGTTCTATCATTAAAGGTAGGTAGGCACTTTATTTACGCCGCATTAGAGCAGCACATTGGGCAATAtctaaacaaaatgttaaaaacaaatctgagattaaagaaatttgcaagtaaaaaaaatgaagaaaatatgtaCTCTGTATTATCTGATAGAACATTTAtgttcagtttaatttttgagaTCAATTTTCCTACATTTCAAATTGAAGCTATTAGCAATTGCGTGACATTTAACTTACAAAAAGCATATTTCCACAATTAGCCATAAATATGCTctacttatttaatttgaattggaTGTAagctaatataaaaatgtacttttctaATATTGCAGATTTCAAAGTCACGCACACAACAAAATCTTTTAgtcttaactaaaatattaaatgattttttttccgaattaatctaaatgtatgaaaaataacataatcaaagactttaaatcttattttaaaacttagaaatcAGAATTCGTATTTAGgaaatatcattgaaaataaaaaattttattatcaaaacaaaCAGCTGTTAATTAGGACAAAGGCGTGTGTGAGTAATGAAAATTAAGCATTCAAtgcaacaataataaattacttttacgaaattttatatcTCATTTGGATATAATAAATTGCTTCTctctttttacaataaattaaataagttcatATAACATatctaatgaaaatttaaatacttatgtttctaaaaaataattttaacaagaaattcaCTAAAACAGGGCCATTCATGATTTTCATGGCTCTCATGAAAATCGTGAATgtcgaaattaatattatttcatactgATAGCGACAGTTAAATTGGAGAAAATATATGTAGCTATTTTACCATTTCCTTCAATTTTTCCACGGAACGGTTGGTAATATTTCAGCAGCATTAACTTTGATGAAATGCATcgcataacatttaaaatttttcgcaaTTAATCACATCAgtgatttcaataatttcacaCACATTTTCTATCGCCACAATGGATTGCAAAAATTGAAGCGCACTCATATACAAACGACAGCACTTATCggcaattaatattaaattcttgGCAATATCACAATACATTTTATTCGCAGTACCCATGTACAAAAACTCAAGAGACAAGTTTGCAAAGACAAGTTgcaaagttttttcaaaagtttttctagttttgtcaACCATATCCACTTCaccagttttttttccagcatGTTTTGATCAAGAACACAGGTGATCGAGCTgaactttcaaaacaaatttatgaacaggaaattcattattttagacTAGGATTATTTCTGAGGTACATCCAGGTACGCCTGCGACGTGACACAAATTCCAATCTTTCAATGGTACTAGAATGAGTTTTCTTAGAGATGCAAACATCGCACTTCAACGTGAATTGATACTTAGGGGAATTCACTATACACCGTCTCAACATTTCCTTAGTAATAAAATCTGGAAACTCCCATGTTTCTTCATTTTCATACACATGCATAGCCCGCTTTGAACCTAGGTTACATTCCATTTTATCGAagagacaaaatttaaatgttatctgCTGAGGTGATTctgattctttattttcaaaatgaattaaaattgcaatcgTTCCTTCCGTAGACTTCAATGTAATTCTAAAACTGTATAAATTCAAGACTTGAAAAGTTAAGCTTTCAGAATAATTAAACAGAGAGGGTTCTATGCCTCGCCACCCAACAGAACATCGATCTACGTTGATTGTAGTACAAGCTACTAATTCAGAAAGACTCAAATTTGCACTCATTATCCGACATCGTATCGTTAGTACATCTTTTTTCCAATTACTTATTTCTTTCTCTAATTGATTGATTGGAAAAAATGTAACGCAGCCCCAGgagcttttttgtttattaaataaatga from Parasteatoda tepidariorum isolate YZ-2023 chromosome 2, CAS_Ptep_4.0, whole genome shotgun sequence includes:
- the LOC139424971 gene encoding speckle-type POZ protein B-like; the encoded protein is MSTECTQEFICVWKIRNFSLSFQKNGERIVSSAFRVDCIGGSKWSLEIYPRGDNKESEGYVSLYLQLKNPSVYNKESIIKYTLSIGTDKKIFGANTVGSRVFKDSRAWGWSKFEKTDKVMEELKNSKEDILTIRCQMFIKCGQDKSPTYETYTDIGVNSTSFSWKVKVADDIARKNFTVNKLNYEMTFSAAADSVKICIIQFESILPTFIICKLSLLNSKGKKICSKSAQHLFESKNKNEVWEFPSFISKTTMESDANVLTEDNMIFLLCELAVSDGTVSTRDLDSKDSLNSDVDVSLLKKELKCMLLKDVHSDIILKVNDQEVHAHKSVLAARSPIFSAMFEQDMIESQTGVVHIDDVETDTLKLLLEFIYTATVDNMDYETAKKLLFAADKYQVLSLREKCASCLENVMSLSNVCDILLTAHMVIHERLKHTAINFSIENSAEIFNTPEWFSLVKKNVELTNEIFLNIAASFNVSPKTKAPVE